One window from the genome of Gemmatimonadota bacterium encodes:
- a CDS encoding YhbY family RNA-binding protein yields the protein MTEMTGKERADLRSECNALKATVHVGAQGLSPTLTASLDDALRTHELVKVQLGKPVDMTAKKAAGELAGRVKAEVIQVIGKTCTLYRRNNELKRKHGAPPPWRA from the coding sequence TGACCGAAATGACGGGAAAAGAACGCGCGGATTTGCGCTCGGAATGCAACGCCCTCAAGGCGACGGTGCACGTGGGCGCGCAGGGACTCTCGCCGACGCTCACCGCGTCCCTCGATGACGCGCTGCGCACGCACGAACTGGTGAAAGTGCAGCTCGGCAAGCCGGTCGATATGACCGCCAAGAAGGCGGCGGGCGAACTCGCAGGTCGCGTGAAGGCCGAGGTGATTCAGGTGATTGGCAAGACGTGCACGCTGTACCGTCGCAACAACGAGCTCAAGCGCAAGCACGGTGCGCCGCCGCCCTGGCGGGCGTAG